In Candidatus Delongbacteria bacterium, the genomic stretch GCCGAACAGAAGAGATTTTATTATTGAAAATTGTAAATTTGCCCAGAATATAGATTTTTAGAACAGTTAATCAGGTGGCTTGCCACCTGATTAAAACTCTTTTTTTTCAACAAAATGGTTTAAAAATATTATTGACTAATCATTCTCGTATGGTTAAATTAGCCTCGTGGGAAAGGTATAAATGACGTAAATTTAAATAAATAAGAAGTATGATTGATCTAGAAAAAATGTTTAGCGAACTGATCCTGAGCCAAGGATCGGACATTCATATGAAAATCGGGAATAAACCTATATTCCGAATTAATGGTGAGCTGGTCGACTATGGTGATGAGATCATTTCAGTTGACACAATGAGTAAGATAGTTGGAGTGTTAACAAAAAATCTAGATCAGGAGAAGTTTCGAAAGGAAAGAGAAGCTGACTTCAGATTTATAATTAAAGGTGTTGGTCGTTTTAGGGTAAACGTTTATATGCAGAGAGGTACCTATGCCGTCGCGATTAGAATGGTTGCGAACAATATAAGTACTATAGAGGAATTGAAATTACCTGAAATTGTCAAGGATATAGCCATGTATCCAAGAGGGTTAGTTCTAGTAACAGGAACTGCTGGTTCCGGTAAGTCAACAACTTTGGCTGCTATGATCGAATACATAAATCAAAATAGAAGAGCAAACATTATTACTATTGAAGATCCTATTGAATTTTTGTTCAAGGATAATAAATCCTTAATACAACAGCGAGAGATTGGGTCGGATACTGAATCCTTCGAAGGTTCTTTGAGATATTTGTTAAGACAAGATCCAGATGTGATAATGATAGGAGAGATTAGGGATCAAGAATCAATGTCAACAGCCTTACGTGCTGCCAACACGGGTCACCTCGTTTTTTCAACTCTTCATACTACGGATGCTCGTCAAACGATAGATAGAATATTGAGTTTTTTCCCTGCAAATCAACAAAATGAGATCAGAAGTTTAATGGCTTCAACCTTACAGGCTACGATTTCACAAAGACTAGTGCCTATGAAAGACGGTATTGGAAGAACAGTAGCAACTGAAGTTATGATTAATAACGAATTTATCAAAGGATCCATTCTTGATTCAACAAAAACTGGTGATATAAAAGCTGCCATACAAAAGGGAGCAATTTATGGTATGCACACTTTTGATCAATCAATTTATAATTTATACACACAAGGTTATATATCTTATGAAGATGGTCTTCTAAACGCATCTACTCCGTCTGAATTTGAGATGAGAGTTAAAGGGGTTGATGACAATGTAAATAGTTCGTATGATTTAGGTGATTTTTATCAAGAGAATGAAAAGGACAATTATTTCTAGATAAATTAAAAAAAAGGAGTAAATGATGAAAGTAGTTGAAGGTTTATTTTACACAGATGATCATGAGTATCTTAAAGTAGAAGGCGAATACGCTTATGTTGGAGTTACTGATTACGCTCAACAACAACTTGGTGACATTACTTATATAGAATTACCATCGGTAGGTGATACTTTCGATAAAGGTGACAGTTTTGGAACAATTGAAGCTGTAAAAGCTGCTTCAGATCTATATATTCCAGTAGCTGGAGAGGTTGTTGAAGTTAACGAAGAACTTAACGATAATCCTGAAACTGTAAATCAAGATTGCTACGAAAAAGGATGGATCATTAAAATAAAAATGACAGAACCTTCTGATGTTGAAGATTTAATGGATGCCGAAGCTTATAAAGCTCATATCAGTGAATAATTGTATAGTCCCGTTAATTCGGGATTATTTTTTTCAAGATAAAGTTCCTATTTAGAAAGGATTATATATGCCTTACGTTTCCAATACTGATAAAGACCGCAAAGAGATGCTTGAGGTTGTCGGTGTAGAAAAATTTGAAGATCTTATATCTGATATACCAAAGGAATATTTGGTAGATGGTGAACTTGATATGGAATCTGGAAAAAGCGAGTGGGAAGTTGCTTCACTTTTAAGATCTATGTCAAAAAAGAATCTAAACACTCTTGATTACACCTCCTACTTGGGAGCTGGTTCTTATGATCACTACATTCCTTCTACTATCGGTGCTATCATTACAAGACCTGAATTTCAAACTGCCTATACACCATATCAAGCTGAAATCAGTCAGGGTACTTTACAGACAATTTTTGAGTTTCAATCTCTGGTATGCAGATTAACGGGTATGGATGTTTCCAATGCATCTATGTATGATGGAGCTACAGCATTAGCCGAAGCTGCACTACTTGCACTTGGTCAAACAAAAAAATCTAAAATTCTTTACCCTGCCACTCTTCATCCAGCTTACAAATCTGTTCTAAAGACTTATGCAGAATCTGAAAAAAATATTATGATTGAAATTCCAGAGGTTAATGGTCGTATTGATTTAGAAGAGGCTAAAAAACTTATTGATAATGATACTGCCGGTGTTATTGTACAAACGCCTAATTTCTATGGAATTATTGAAGAATGTGAAGAATTAGTTAATCTTGTTCATTCTGTTAAAGGGCTGTTTATCATGGCTGTGGATCCTATTAGTTTGGGTATTATGAAAAAACCTTCTGAAATTGGTGCTGATATTGTAGTTGCAGAGGGACAAGCTCTTGGTATGCCTCAAAGCTTTGGGGGACCTTACTTAGGTATTTTTGCAACGACTTCAAAACTTATGAGAAAAATTCCTGGTCGTATAGTTGGTCT encodes the following:
- a CDS encoding type IV pilus twitching motility protein PilT, with amino-acid sequence MIDLEKMFSELILSQGSDIHMKIGNKPIFRINGELVDYGDEIISVDTMSKIVGVLTKNLDQEKFRKEREADFRFIIKGVGRFRVNVYMQRGTYAVAIRMVANNISTIEELKLPEIVKDIAMYPRGLVLVTGTAGSGKSTTLAAMIEYINQNRRANIITIEDPIEFLFKDNKSLIQQREIGSDTESFEGSLRYLLRQDPDVIMIGEIRDQESMSTALRAANTGHLVFSTLHTTDARQTIDRILSFFPANQQNEIRSLMASTLQATISQRLVPMKDGIGRTVATEVMINNEFIKGSILDSTKTGDIKAAIQKGAIYGMHTFDQSIYNLYTQGYISYEDGLLNASTPSEFEMRVKGVDDNVNSSYDLGDFYQENEKDNYF
- the gcvH gene encoding glycine cleavage system protein GcvH, yielding MKVVEGLFYTDDHEYLKVEGEYAYVGVTDYAQQQLGDITYIELPSVGDTFDKGDSFGTIEAVKAASDLYIPVAGEVVEVNEELNDNPETVNQDCYEKGWIIKIKMTEPSDVEDLMDAEAYKAHISE
- the gcvPA gene encoding aminomethyl-transferring glycine dehydrogenase subunit GcvPA, with translation MPYVSNTDKDRKEMLEVVGVEKFEDLISDIPKEYLVDGELDMESGKSEWEVASLLRSMSKKNLNTLDYTSYLGAGSYDHYIPSTIGAIITRPEFQTAYTPYQAEISQGTLQTIFEFQSLVCRLTGMDVSNASMYDGATALAEAALLALGQTKKSKILYPATLHPAYKSVLKTYAESEKNIMIEIPEVNGRIDLEEAKKLIDNDTAGVIVQTPNFYGIIEECEELVNLVHSVKGLFIMAVDPISLGIMKKPSEIGADIVVAEGQALGMPQSFGGPYLGIFATTSKLMRKIPGRIVGLTEDADGKRGFVLTLQTREQHIRRDKATSNICSNQALCALTAGVYMTTLGKKGFKDVSENCYVRSHYLAKGIEKIDGYRINFNAPFFKEFVVKTPIKAAELVDKMMEKGIFAGIPLSSFGMQDDLLLVAVTEKRSKEELDFYIKSLTEIK